One region of Chaetodon auriga isolate fChaAug3 chromosome 5, fChaAug3.hap1, whole genome shotgun sequence genomic DNA includes:
- the LOC143320571 gene encoding disintegrin and metalloproteinase domain-containing protein 9-like has translation MGGRVELLEVCCLLLLLSGTSHCGDSQQTEHLSSYQLTVPRPIGGRPRRDVDGRPPNQVSYVITVDGIDHVVHLQRNDLLLPADFTVFSYSQNGSLITSRPPVQNHCHYQGSVQDVKGSSVAMSVCNGLRGVLHLADHSYGIEPLDHAPEQHLVYRLQDVTSQPRGCGTPHSDEHDHGNATEHTQYEGEEIHHRAHSRVKRAVLHHTHYVELLLVVDNDRYNYMNRNETAVRDEMVHLANFIDSIYIQLNIRVVLVGLEIWTQQNLISTDGGAGEVLSRFTQWREKELVNRRRHDSAQLILKKSFGGTAGMAFVSTVCSRSHGGGINAFTNNNVPSFASIVAHELGHNLGMNHDDGRSCTCPAPACIMNSGATGSRNFSSCSADDFEKMILLTGGTCLLNVPRPDEAYSAPYCGNRLVDVGEECDCGSEKECEDDPCCEYQTCKLKSGAQCAFGECCSNCQYLPGGTVCRSSTDECDLAEYCNGSSSLCQSDVFVQNGQPCRNQQAFCYNGKCQHYDGQCQAIFGSKAKAAPEICFKDVNSKGDRFGNCGYHNYGYKKCESRNALCGKLQCSNVQAATVFGIEPSIISTPIAGAKCYGVDFMLGSDVPDPGMVNEGTKCGDNKVCMNFECRSADILNYDCDVEKKCHGHGVCNSNRNCHCDDGWAAPFCEVKGYGGSVDSGPTWNDKDTSLRDGLLVFFFLVLPLLALGAFVFLRRNELLRRIGLSRRKRSQGYQADGAASANPSRGPPPRAQPPSVARGNTNNIVRDGHHAQLLPPQEVVETRRTAPSYALRPPPPPLKPKPSAASQPLVPQRPAPAPPV, from the exons atgggaggaagagtggagctgctggaggtctgctgcctgctgctcctgctgagcGGAACCTCACACTGCGGAG actctCAGCAGACAGAACACCTCTCCTCCTATCAGCTGACCGTCCCTCGACCAATAGGAGGCAGACCGAGGCGGGACGTGGACGGAAGACCCCCCAATCAG gtcTCTTACGTCATCACTGTGGATGGAATCGATCATGTTGTTCACCTGCAGAGAAATGA cctgctgcttcctgcagaCTTCACTGTGTTCTCCTACAGTCAGAATGGATCACTGATCACATCCAGACCACCTgtacag aATCACTGCCACTATCAGGGCTCCGTTCAGGACGTCAAGGGTTCGTCTGTCGCTATGAGCGTCTGCAACGGCctcag agGAGTGCTGCACCTGGCTGACCACAGCTACGGCATCGAGCCGTTAGACCACGCCCCCGAGCAGCACCTGGTGTACCGCCTCCAGGATGTGACATCGCAGCCCCGGGGGTGTGGAACACCGCACAGTGATGAGCACGACCACGGCAACGCCACGGAGCACACTCAGTACGAAGGAGAGGAAATCCACCACAGAGCGCACAGCAGG gtgaagcGAGCTGTTCTCCATCACACTCACtatgtggagctgctgctggtggtggacAACGAcagg taTAATTACATGAACAGGAATGAGACAGCAGTGAGGGATGAGATGGTTCATCTGGCCAACTTCATAGACAGT atctACATCCAGCTGAACATTCGGGTGGTCCTGGTCGGCCTGGAGATCTGGACTCAGCAGAACCTGATCAGCACTGATGGAGGAGCCGGAGAAGTGCTGAGTCGCTTCACtcagtggagagagaaagagctggtTAACCGCCGCCGGCATGACTCAGCACAACTCATCct GAAGAAGAGTTTTGGAGGAACAGCAGGGATGGCCTTCGTCTCCACTGTCTGCTCCAGAAGCCACGGGGGCGGGATCAACGCG ttcacCAATAACAACGTTCCCTCGTTCGCCTCCATTGTGGCTCATGAACTCGGTCATAACCTCGGGATGAACCATGACGACGGACGCTCCTGTACCTGCCCCGCCCCCGCCTGCATCATGAACTCTGGAGCCac aggaTCCAGAAACTTCAGCAGCTGTAGTGCAGATGACTTTGAGAAGATGATCTTGTTGACGGGGGGGACGTGTCTCCTCAACGTCCCCCGGCCTGATGAGGCCTACAGCGCCCCCTACTGTGGAAACAGACTGGTGGATGTGGGGGAGGAGTGTGACTGTGGATCAGAGAAG gagtGTGAGGACGACCCCTGCTGTGAGTATCAGACCTGTAAGCTGAAGTCTGGAGCTCAGTGTGCTTTTGGAGAGTGCTGCTCCAACTGTCAG taccTACCAGGTGGGACAGTGTGTCGGTCCAGTACAGATGAGTGTGATCTAGCAGAGTACTGCAACGGCTCGTCATCCCTCTGTCAGAGTGACGTCTTTGTCCAG AACGGGCAGCCCTGCAGGAACCAGCAGGCCTTCTGTTATAACGGGAAGTGTCAGCACTATGACGGACAGTGTCAGGCCATCTTTGGATCCA aGGCAAAAGCAGCTCCTGAAATCTGCTTTAAAGACGTCAACAGTAAAGGAGATCGCTTCGGGAACTGTGGCTACCACAACTACGGCTACAAGAAGTGTGAgagcag AAACGCTCTGTGTGGGAAGCTGCAGTGCTCTAACGTTCAGGCGGCGACGGTGTTCGGCATCGAGCCGTCCATCATCAGCACGCCAATCGCCGGAGCCAAATGTTACGGAGTCGACTTCATGTTGGGATCGGACGTCCCCGATCCAGGCATGGTGAACGAAGGGACCAAGTGTGGAGACAacaag GTTTGCATGAACTTCGAGTGCCGCAGCGCCGACATCCTGAACTACGACTGCGACGTGGAGAAGAAATGTCACGGGCACGGG gtgtgTAACAGCAACAGGAACTGTCACTGTGACGACGGCTGGGCTGCACCTTTctgtgaggtcaaaggttacGGCGGCAGCGTGGACAGTGGACCCACCTGGAACG ATAAAGACACGTCTCTCAGGGACGGTTTGTTggtcttcttcttcctcgttCTTCCTCTGCTCGCGTTGGGTGCGTTTGTTTTCCTGCGCAGGAACGAGCTGCTGCGACGGATCGGGCTGAGCCGCAGGAAGAGGTCACAGGGATACCA GGCTGATGGAGCAGCTTCAGCCAATCCCAGCAGAGGACCGCCTCCCAGAGCGCAGCCTCCATCTGTCGCCAGGGGCAACACCAACAACATCGTCAGAGACGGG CACCACGCtcagctgctgccaccacaGGAG GTGGTGGAGACCAGAAGGACAGCTCCATCCTACGCTCtgaggcctcctcctcctcctct aAAACCCAAACCTTCTGCTGCATCACAGCCTTTGGTGCCTCAAAGACCTGCCCCCGCTCCACCTGTTTAA